The nucleotide sequence ctttttcatcaaacgTATATATCAAAGTTTTTGCAATGTGTGGTATACTAGGTATTGTATTGGCTAATCAACATATCAATGTTGCCCCTGAGTTATTTGAAGGAGCCATGTTTTTACAACATCGTGGTCAAGATGCCGCTGGTATTGCAACTTGTGGGCCCAAGGGTAGATTATACCAGTGTAAAGGAAATGGAATGGCCCGCGATGTTTTCACTCAACAAAGGATGTTGAATCTTATTGGAAATATGGGAATTTGTCATTTGCGTTATCCAACTGCTGGTTCAAGTGCCGGATCAGAAGCTCAACCTTTCTATGTCAATAGTCCCTATGGTATTTCTTTGAGTCATAATGGTAATTTGGTCAACTCAATAGAGTTGAGAAAACATTTAGATGAAGTTGTTCATCGTCATATCAATACTGATTCCGATTCGGAATTGTTATTGAATATCTTTGCTTCGGAAATGGACAAGTTTAATAAAAGTAGAGTCAATAATGCTGATGTGTTTACCGCGTTGGCTGAGACCATGCAAAGAATTAGAGGTGCTTATGCTTGTGTTGCCATGTTGGCAGGATATGGTCTTATTGGATTCAGAGATCCAAATGGTATTAgaccattgttgattggtgAAAGAGTTAATGAAAATGGAACCAAGGATTTTATGTTGTCATCAGAAAgtgttgttttgaaatcacatggtttcaagaaattccGTGATGTACATCCAGGAGAAGCAGtaattattcaaaaaaatgGTGATCCTGAATTTAAACAAGTTGTTAAACCAAAGATTTTTGCACCTGATATTTTTGAGTATGTTTATTTCGCTAGACCTGATTCAGTATTGGATGGTGTATCAGTATACAGATCCAGAATCGAAATGGGAATTAAATTAGCCAACAAGATTAAACGTGATatggatgaaaatgatattgatgttgtCATATCTGTTCCTGATACTGCAAGAACTAGTGCTTTCCAATGTGCTGTCAGTTTAGGTAAACCTTATCGTGAAGGGTTTGTTAAAAATAGATATATCGGGAGAACATTCATCATGcccaatcaacaagaaagaaGATCATCAGTGAGGAGGAAGTTGAATGCTATGGATTcagaatttgaaaataaaaatgtTCTTATTGTTGACGACTCAATAGTAAGAGGTACAACTTCAAAGGAGATTGTCTTGATGGCAAGAGAAGCTGGTGCCAAAAAGGTGTATTTTGCATCATGTGCTCCCCCAATCAGGTACAATCATATTTACGGTATCGATTTAGCTGATACTAAAGCCCTTGTTGGGTTCAATAGAACCGAAGAAGAAATTTCCGAAGTAATTGGAGCAGACAAGGTGATTTATCAAGATTTACATGATTTAgttgattgttgtaaatCCGACAAGattaaagaatttgaagttggtgtCTTTACCGGTGCTTATATCACTGGGGTTGAAGATAACTATTTAcaggaattggaaaaaattaGGGCTCAAAATCAACGTTTAACTGAATTACAAAACGGTACTGCATTGAAAGGATTTAGTGTTGATGCATGTATAGATCAAGGAGATATGGTTGATGTTAAAGCTGAAGTTGATATAAGTATTTACAATCGTGGTGATTACTAAGAAAAAGAGGATGCTTGATTCAAGACTGTGAATATGACAATTTTATAGAAATAATGATTTATTCTGTTACCGAAGAGTAGGTTGTATTTTGTCGTATCATTCTCtctgaaattgaatatcaaATGAGTAAATTAATTCTCGTATATGTACAATAGActaaaaacaaaatacgAGTTATCGACCTGTTTCTTTAATGGTGCTATTGCAACGATCCTTTGTGAGATCTACAATCAGTGAGTTACTTACTTCGGAGCTGTTGTCGGTTTAAAAGTAGACTGTAAACACTAAtcttttggtttgaatCTTGAATACCAAGGCATATTCTATGATACAGAACCTTTTAGctgttttcatttttcatGTTTCatgtttcatttttcattcttcaGCTTTTTAATCGTGGATAGGTTAGTCTAGAAGGATGTTATTACATCTACTCATTTACCTGGCCACCTTTAGTCCGTCATATATTGGTTTTTCATTCCTCCCATTCCATTTTAGGGAAAAAAATGTCTGATTTCGGAAAtatttaaacaaaatcaaatgtaaTTATTACACAAATCCGGTtacaaaagttttgaacaaaaagagGTGAAGAGGACAAAACGCGTATAAATTGGAACAAGCGTGCTGAGATGGATGGCTACAGATGTAGGGACTGGGACTCACACCTTATTAACTCTTCAAACAGATGATTTTACGGTATGCACAGATACAAACTGAAATTTACTTGAACTGACAATAATTTTTCCCATAACGCGTCTCTCACTCTGCACCAAAAAGCAtcaaaacttgttgaagataatgATCCCGATATTGTGATGCAGATTTCACATTCGCTTTGTGTATGTACACTTTGAATGTTTCAGGTACAACCGCTTAAATCTCAAGTTGTGTAAGCCTAAAAGCTAAGGCACAGACTCTTGCTGTAAGTATGAGCCTTGCTGGAAAGAGGAAGCAGCGTTGTACAAGATGTTTCCAACGCGTATTCAAGCATCGAAACTCACACACAAGATAACCTTCTTACAGATGGATCTCCCGTACTGATATGAAAAGTCACTAACACCAAGTTTGATGAAGGCTGGTTGTTTGAACCAACAACGTGGTCGATCTCCCCTCCCCCCTCCGTTTCATTGTTGCaattattgttttgttctATTGTTTAGGACATACACGACTTTTGATGGCTTTGAAACACCCTTCCTGCAATACTTATCTAATTAAagacaaaagaaaaaatgtaaacaataaacaaacaaacaaacaaataagACACGACACAAACAATTTGCGACACCTAATtaattgttttgttttttgttttttatttttttaaaaaatttttttttttttctttttcttcaacagtAAGGGCgatttaaacaaaatctttcttCCTCTGACCACAAGTCTTCTTTAAAGAAAAGTATTATACTACAACCTTTTGAGTTATTACATCTTGATCTGTGTTATTTAGACAAGAGATCCAAATAAGCTACTACTAATCATAACATACACACTTACGATTTAAGTGTATGGGAATTATTCTGGCTTACTTAATTGGTCAAACTGTATATTTAATCAAACGgaaagttttcaataagCACAACACAGCATCAGATATGGAGAAAGGAAACACGCCTAGTGCAGGTCACTCATTGGCCAGTACGATCACCAACTCAGgtccaatttcaatctttgcCTATTGTTTATCATCGATTTTAATGACTGTTACTAATAAATTTGTTGTAtctggtttcaatttcaatttgaatttcctTTTATTGGCGGTACAATCTATTGTTTGTATCTTCACCATTGGTACTTTAAAAACATTTGGTATTATTACCTATAGACAATTCAATAAAGACGAAGCTAAGAAATGGTCACCTATTGCATTTTTATTAGTTGGAATGATTTatacttcatcaaaagcTTTACAGTATTTATCAATTCCAGTTTACActatttttaaaaatttgacaattaTTTTGATTGCATATGGTGAAGTTATTTGGTTTGGAGGTAAGGTCACTACTATGGCTTTAAGTtcattcttgttgatggttTTCTCATCAGTTATTGCTTATTATGGTGACAAAGGTGAAGCCAAGACTGTTgatgatcaatttcagttATATTTGGGTTATTTCTGGATGTTTACTAATTGCTTTGCTTCAGCTGCATTTGTTTTAATTatgagaaaaagaattaagttgaccaatttcaaagatttcgACACCATGTACTACAACAATCTTTTATCGATCCCAATCTTGTTGGTTTTCACctttttatttgaaaattggtCACCagaaaatttggaaaagaatttCCCTGCTGACAATAGAGTTGCTACTATCGTAGCTATGATTTTAAGTGGTGCCTCATCGGTTGGTATTTCTTATTGTAGTGCTTGGTGTGTTAGAGttacttcatcaactactTATTCCATGGTTGGTGCTTTGAATAAATTACCAATTGCATTGAGTGGgttgatttttttcaatgctGCTGTCAATTTCTGGTCAGTTTCATCCAtctttgttggatttgttgCTGGTTTGGTTTATGctgttgcaaaacaaaagcagCAAAAAGAAGCTCAAGGTTTACCAACCACCAAGTAGAGTTAAGTTCGGGATCTTTAGTAAGTAAGAAAAAGGACATAGAGGCTGATTGTTTGGAAAGAGAGGGTGTGAATAAGTGGATAAGTAAAGTTTCATTTGGTTTGCAGAATATAATAGAgtgttttttttcttcattatttATGCTGGCATCCTCTGTAGATGACTTCTGGAAGGGTGTGTCATAGACTGAATCCTGTTGAATGAGTTGACCTCATCCCAATGTCAAATTGTGTAGTGTCGTGCAATCCAATGTTGTGACAttgaaataattttttctttcttcaatgaGAGACAGAGAGAAGGAAGTTGTGTTGCCAAAAACCATCCTTTCTTCTATTAATCATCAGACtttacaacaataacatcttcatcaacagaGTCGTTGATAAACAACAGACTACACGgatcaattgcatttaTTGTATTATATACACCACATacatcattttctttcatcACATTACGCAACGCATAGCTTTGTTTACAACATGTCAGTTGAAAACTCATTAGAATCGATCCCAACGATCTTGGAGCAATCATTGATCCCACAGTATTCCAATCAAGCAGAAAAGACCCTCAAATCAATCGAAAATGAACCGGGTTTCTCCATCAACTTACTACATATCATTGCATCGACAaatctttccaattcagTTCGATTAGCAGCAGCATTATATTTTAAGAACTTAGTGAAGAGAAAATGGATTACTGAAGATGGAACCAACTATCTTCTACCATTGGAAGATGTCaccaaaattaaatttgaaattattgatgTTATGATTCACTTaccaaatcaattacaaattcaaattggtgaagCAATTACATTAATTGCTGAGTGTGATTTCCCTCATAATTGgccaaatttgattgatacTTTGGTTTCCAAATTATCTTTAACTGATTTTGTCAATAACAAAGCAATCTTGTTAGTTTCacattcaattttcaaaaaatggCGACCACTTTTCCGTTCAGATGAATTATTTTTAGAGATTAAATTagttttggagaaatttgttgaaccatttttgaaactatttattgaattggatcatttgattgataagCTGAAGGATAATGAAGCTCAATTGGGgatttattttgaaaatttattgttattgatgcAAATTTATTATGATTTTAATTGTCAAGATATTCCTGAGTTTTTTGAAGATCATAtgaatgaattgatgaatattgTTCATAAATACTTGGTTTATGATAACCCTTTactattgaaaaaggatgaagatgaggaagTTGATGTATTGATTAAAGTCAAGACATCAATTATTGAGTTGTTGTCATTGTATGTAACAAGATATGCTGATGTTTTTGAACCATTGATTCAAACTTTTATTACATCGGTTTGggatttgatcaacaattttgtcaCCAAACAACCTAAATTCGATTTATTGGTGGTTAAGGCTTTACActttttatcatcaattatcaaaattcCCACCTACCAATCACTTTTCCAAAGTGAACAATCGGTGaatgaaattattgaaaagattatATTACCTAATATCATGTTGAGAGAGAATGATGAGGAAacatttgaagatgaacCTATCTTATATGTGAGGTCTGATTTGGAAGGATCCGATTTCGAttcaagaaggaaaagtGCTACTGATTTCTTGAgagaattgaaagaattgaatagCGAATTGCTAACTACAACCGTTATGAAGTATGTTAATCAATTTTTAAGCTTTGCTACAAATGATTGGAAAAACAAAGATACCGCTATTTATCTATTCAGTTCACTAGCGACGAAGGGAAGTGTAACCAATGTTGGAGTCACCTCAACCAACGTACTTGTTGATGTGGTTGactttttctccaaaaatATTGCTCATGATTTAGAATCGAACGAAGTGCATCCAATCTTACAAGTCGATGCTATTAAATACATCTTCACATTTAGAAATCAGCTCACCAAAGAACAACTTTTAATCACTATTCCTAGATTAATCAGTCACCTTGAAGTTAATTCcaatgttgttgtataCACATATTCAGCAatcacaattgaaaaattactTTCAATGACCAATTTCAGTCAAGGTCATCAACcagttttcaacaaaaatgatattgaacCATTTGTTACGCCATTGTTGACTAAATTGTTTAACTTGATTCTTATGAATAGTGTTAGCTCGCCAGAGAAATTGGCTGAAAACGAATTTCTCATGAAGTGTATTATGAGAGTATTGAACACTTGTGAAGATCTGTTTACCGAAAGAGTTCCCATCATTGACCAATTATTGCAGATTCTTAAAATCACCGCCAAAAATCCATCCAATCCTAAATTTTCTCATTATacatttgaatcattgGCATTACTTTTTAAATATGGGGCTCAACAAGATTCGAAAAATATTAATCAATATATTGAACATGCTATTCCTGGTTTACTTAATATTCTTTCTGAAGATGTTCAAGAATATGTTCCATATACATTCCAAATCTTGGCTTATTTATTGGAGAACTACCCCAAATCGGGTGGATTACCAGAAACTTATAAATCATTAATTCAACCATTGATGTCACCTTCAGTATGGCAATTCAAGGGAAACATCCCAGGAATCACAAGGTTactaatttcaattttggaacaTGATCCAACATTTTTCGTCGAAGCCAACCATTTAACTCCATTATTGggagtttttcaaaacttatTAGCTAGTAAAGCCAATGATACATatggatttgatttgattcaaagtATATTGTTTAATGTCCCATTGACTTCATTACAACCATATTTAAGCAACATTGCTCGTTTGATCCTTACTaggttgcaaaaatcaCGTACTGATAAATTTGTTAAACGATTTGTCGTGTTTTTGAATGTTGTGACAACTGTCAATTTAAGTGATGTGAAATATACAAATAGTGATGCGATATCGGGAGGTGACTTTATCatacaattgattgattcaGTACAACTGGGATTATTTGGACAAATTTATTCATCGTTTATGTTGTCCACATCATCAGTATTGGCTAATTTACAAGATAAgaaaattgtcaatattgGTATTAGTGTCTTGTTGACGAATCCTAATTTCCAATCACATTATAGTAATTTAGTTGTTGATACCATTGAAAGATTGATTGAGAATTTAAATTCCTACGAAGGTATAGCTAAGGGAAACACTAGTGCCGTGAGCAATGGAGCCAACATTGCAGTTGGTTCTGTGTCTACTGGCGGATTGAATGAATTAGATTCAGACTTATCTACATTTGGATCTCATTATTCTAAATTGGCAGCAATTGCCAATTCACCATTTGATCCATTATCTtcacaaatcaaaaataatgattttgaattaaTTAAATCAACTATATTGGCAAATattaaaaaagttgatggatcaattttgaatcaattgaatggaGATACTCAAACATTGTTACAAAAAATGGCATACTAGTGACAGCCAGGCGTATATGAAGTAGTTGATGGTTCAAGTAGTGTGTGTGTGATTTTTAATAATAAAAGTACATATAAAATTATATAACAGAATAGTAACTATTTTCGAGTACAAAATTATTGGAATAACAAAAAACTGAAGTATCCTTGAAGAAAGGGTGAACTGAAACTGAAAAAAATGAGGAGAATATATATGTTGCTTTTCGAAGCAAATTATAATTGTACTAGTTCGGTTGCTCGTGGGTGAGCATCAATATCTGGGAGGATGATGCAAAATGATGTTAATCGAAATGGTGTGTGCACAGTTGTGAAGCCCATTATCAGCTTATGCTATGTTGCTCTTGTTTTACAGTGGTTGTTTCTGTCGAATGGGTGATACCATTACTTCCAACTTGATTCAATTCCTCCTTCACTATATTCCCATTTCCACTAACTTCGTTTTCATGTGTCTGTTGACTATCTCCCCAAGTGGGTTCAGTTTTAATGCCTTTATTGGTGTTTGTATCTCCACCAGTAGTATTATTTGTACTGTCAGTTACTCCACTATTACCATCGTTGTTGGCAGTTCCACCTACTTCTCCGATACCTTCTCCCTCCCCACTTTGCTCCTGGTTCTGTTTAACTTCCAATTCCTCttgttttttcttcttttccaattcagcAATTTCACTCGCAGTCAAAAACCGCCCGCCCTGTCCTCTAGGTCTTCTCATTGCATGTTTATGTCTTGATTCATGCAAGTATGGTTTCCTTATTCTCgcaatttttaaattttcttccaatttaGCTCTTGCTATACGTCTCTTTAATATACGATGATATTGTTTAGCATTAACGTAAAATGGCTGTTCTGTTGATGTTGCggttgctgctgttggGTCAGAATTGGGGCCAGGTGTAGGATCTTCGGATGTTGGTGGTACTGCTTGGTCCATGTTGTTGTCTCCTATTGGCGTGTTGTTGTCGAGTATATCTGAGTTGGAACCATTTGGTatcgttgttgttgctggaCGATGGACGCTCATTGAAGAGTCGGATGGAatatgttgaagatgaggtTGTTGTGGGtggtgttgttggtgttgctggtgctgatattgtggttgattttgatcttgGTGTGTATTATTGTGGTTCTGGTAGTCAATGTTATCGAAATATGAAGATGTCGTACTTGATGTCGGAGATACACCACCGTCCAATGTCGCATAGTATGAAGCAGGTATCAGTGGCGGTACTTCCCCTGTGGAACtctgttgttgtggctgctgctgctgttgttgttgttgctgctgctgctgctgcagTGGCTGTTGTGGTTGCTGCTGATCATTGGTATGCGATTGATGGTCATAAAACGTGGAGGATTGTAATGAAGTCATAATAAGAGCAAGTGCTTTCCAAAAAGGCTACGTTTTTCTGTGAAACTTGGGTTGATGAAagtaaaattgaaatagAATTGAGTATGCGGCTGATATATACCCTGGGTACGTTCTGTTGTTTCAAAGGGTGTTGTGCGTTTTTGCTAAGCGGATAATTagtcttttgaaaaactttttgggtttcttcttttgtgaACATATTTcgattgaaattgaaattgaaattttttgttctttttttcctttttatGTCGGAAAATGTGCGACATCGGAAAACTCCatttcaataataataGAAGTGTACGAGAACAGACAGAAGTACTATAGTACCTAAAAAAATTAGActcaaattacaaaatacTCTAGTGCTGTACTCATATCATTAACCCGGTTCATCTTTCACCATAAAATTTTCTTATTACtggtgaagaaaaaaacgaatttcttgatttgttccaaaattgatgcaatAACTCACCCAAAGGGTAtttagttgcaaaaattaaaatacAAAAGTTCGAATAACCGCCCCCAAGAGAGATGCATAAACTTAAACTTTCTCTAAAAAGACTTTAAAGAATACAATTAAGTCCGAGGGAAGCCCCATTGGCTCTTAGTTTCCTCTATTCAATACTAATTGTTTAGGCTGTTATCGAAACAAACACCACGACAGAGCTGTTTTATCAGCACATATTTGTTCACTGGCAGTAGAAATGCTACTGATCCGGAATAATAGTTCTAGAGAACTTCATCTGACCACTAACGACCAACTTTATTGACTGCCAATAAAGTCAATCTTCATATACTTAGAAATCTCGCTaccaattttgttgatctaaatgaaaaaaatattgGTCAAGAACGTGTAGACATAAACATAGCTCCATTACCCCCCTTAAAGGCACGCAATGACAGATATATCCAATGGAGCTGATATTAATGACCAGTTTCAGTCAACTCTGGACAATGTTGACGAGATGTTTTCGAAATTGAGTATCCCTGAAATTCAGCGATTATCATCTCAATACAATGCAATcattgcaacaacaaaagatgaaCTACATAATCTTGTCAGTGACAAATATCgtgatttgatcaagattGCTGAAGATATTGGTGATTTACGAAATAAATCAttaacaattgaagaaaatctACAAGAAATCTCGTATAAACCATCAACGTTTGTATCCCCATATAAGGATTCATACGCTAAATTCGATTCCATTGTACGAGATCAAAATGCAACTGAAGCTAAACGAAATTCGAGATCAGTTATAGTTCGAAACGTTATTCAAAAGAGATTGGCTAAATTGGCCAGCAAGGTCTCATGTGAAGGACCCAGTCCGTTGCTTCATACATCCAACTTCATACCATTTGCGAAGGAGCTATACACGATAgaaattgttttccaagatgtattgaatgaaaagaaagatcTTCAGAAGCAAATAAAAAACATCAAGCACCACTTGCTTGAATACTTTGAGTATGAGATATCGGTCTATAATTTTCCCTTGACGCTGTTCAATTCCAACGATAAATTCAGTCTTCGTCAACGGTTTTTAGAAAAGGATTTCATTACGGATCCACAATCGAAGCTTGCTGATAATATTTCAATTATTGGAGACGACTTTGATGAGTTttcagatgaagatgacgataATTCCTATGACGAAGTTCAAGAAAAGCATGaaagatttgataaattggacACCTTCAAACACACAAACTATAATAGAAACGTCCTGGCCTTGTGTAATTATTTGGTGTGTTACACcatattatcaaatgaCAACTCAAGCAGTGAAGCCGTAAAACACAAGTTGATAGACCTCAGAATGACGtatttgaacaagttgcTAAATTTGCTGGACCAGAATAACCACACTGTCAATTATCGCCTGgtatttttgtatttggaaaacacaTGCAATTACCTTAGAGGCTACTTTGGAGATTCAGCTAGCAGTGATTATTTTCGGACTCTTCGAGACATAGCTAAGCCAT is from Candida orthopsilosis Co 90-125, chromosome 1 draft sequence and encodes:
- a CDS encoding Ade4 phosphoribosylpyrophosphate amidotransferase; this encodes MCGILGIVLANQHINVAPELFEGAMFLQHRGQDAAGIATCGPKGRLYQCKGNGMARDVFTQQRMLNLIGNMGICHLRYPTAGSSAGSEAQPFYVNSPYGISLSHNGNLVNSIELRKHLDEVVHRHINTDSDSELLLNIFASEMDKFNKSRVNNADVFTALAETMQRIRGAYACVAMLAGYGLIGFRDPNGIRPLLIGERVNENGTKDFMLSSESVVLKSHGFKKFRDVHPGEAVIIQKNGDPEFKQVVKPKIFAPDIFEYVYFARPDSVLDGVSVYRSRIEMGIKLANKIKRDMDENDIDVVISVPDTARTSAFQCAVSLGKPYREGFVKNRYIGRTFIMPNQQERRSSVRRKLNAMDSEFENKNVLIVDDSIVRGTTSKEIVLMAREAGAKKVYFASCAPPIRYNHIYGIDLADTKALVGFNRTEEEISEVIGADKVIYQDLHDLVDCCKSDKIKEFEVGVFTGAYITGVEDNYLQELEKIRAQNQRLTELQNGTALKGFSVDACIDQGDMVDVKAEVDISIYNRGDY
- a CDS encoding Vrg4 GDP-mannose transporter: MGIISAYLIGQTVYLIKRKVFNKHNTASDMEKGNTPSAGHSLASTITNSGPISIFAYCLSSILMTVTNKFVVSGFNFNLNFLLLAVQSIVCIFTIGTLKTFGIITYRQFNKDEAKKWSPIAFLLVGMIYTSSKALQYLSIPVYTIFKNLTIILIAYGEVIWFGGKVTTMALSSFLLMVFSSVIAYYGDKGEAKTVDDQFQLYLGYFWMFTNCFASAAFVLIMRKRIKLTNFKDFDTMYYNNLLSIPILLVFTFLFENWSPENLEKNFPADNRVATIVAMILSGASSVGISYCSAWCVRVTSSTTYSMVGALNKLPIALSGLIFFNAAVNFWSVSSIFVGFVAGLVYAVAKQKQQKEAQGLPTTK
- a CDS encoding Cse1 protein (S. cerevisiae homolog CSE1 has importin-alpha export receptor activity, has role in protein export from nucleus and localizes to nuclear envelope) codes for the protein MSVENSLESIPTILEQSLIPQYSNQAEKTLKSIENEPGFSINLLHIIASTNLSNSVRLAAALYFKNLVKRKWITEDGTNYLLPLEDVTKIKFEIIDVMIHLPNQLQIQIGEAITLIAECDFPHNWPNLIDTLVSKLSLTDFVNNKAILLVSHSIFKKWRPLFRSDELFLEIKLVLEKFVEPFLKLFIELDHLIDKSKDNEAQLGIYFENLLLLMQIYYDFNCQDIPEFFEDHMNELMNIVHKYLVYDNPLLLKKDEDEEVDVLIKVKTSIIELLSLYVTRYADVFEPLIQTFITSVWDLINNFVTKQPKFDLLVVKALHFLSSIIKIPTYQSLFQSEQSVNEIIEKIILPNIMLRENDEETFEDEPILYVRSDLEGSDFDSRRKSATDFLRELKELNSELLTTTVMKYVNQFLSFATNDWKNKDTAIYLFSSLATKGSVTNVGVTSTNVLVDVVDFFSKNIAHDLESNEVHPILQVDAIKYIFTFRNQLTKEQLLITIPRLISHLEVNSNVVVYTYSAITIEKLLSMTNFSQGHQPVFNKNDIEPFVTPLLTKLFNLILMNSVSSPEKLAENEFLMKCIMRVLNTCEDSFTERVPIIDQLLQILKITAKNPSNPKFSHYTFESLALLFKYGAQQDSKNINQYIEHAIPGLLNILSEDVQEYVPYTFQILAYLLENYPKSGGLPETYKSLIQPLMSPSVWQFKGNIPGITRLLISILEHDPTFFVEANHLTPLLGVFQNLLASKANDTYGFDLIQSILFNVPLTSLQPYLSNIARLILTRLQKSRTDKFVKRFVVFLNVVTTVNLSDVKYTNSDAISGGDFIIQLIDSVQSGLFGQIYSSFMLSTSSVLANLQDKKIVNIGISVLLTNPNFQSHYSNLVVDTIERLIENLNSYEGIAKGNTSAVSNGANIAVGSVSTGGLNELDSDLSTFGSHYSKLAAIANSPFDPLSSQIKNNDFELIKSTILANIKKVDGSILNQLNGDTQTLLQKMAY
- a CDS encoding Hap2 CCAAT-binding factor is translated as MTSLQSSTFYDHQSHTNDQQQPQQPSQQQQQQQQQQQQQPQQQSSTGEVPPSIPASYYATLDGGVSPTSSTTSSYFDNIDYQNHNNTHQDQNQPQYQHQQHQQHHPQQPHLQHIPSDSSMSVHRPATTTIPNGSNSDILDNNTPIGDNNMDQAVPPTSEDPTPGPNSDPTAATATSTEQPFYVNAKQYHRILKRRIARAKLEENLKIARIRKPYLHESRHKHAMRRPRGQGGRFLTASEIAELEKKKKQEELEVKQNQEQSGEGEGIGEVGGTANNDGNSGVTDSTNNTTGGDTNTNKGIKTEPTWGDSQQTHENEVSGNGNIVKEELNQVGSNGITHSTETTTVKQEQHSIS